In Halapricum desulfuricans, a single window of DNA contains:
- a CDS encoding DUF7556 family protein yields MSQETDAVAAVAEDAEVMASVETGPAGETFILADITRDDAYVTAPLQDAATLPEWR; encoded by the coding sequence ATGTCGCAGGAGACGGACGCGGTCGCGGCCGTTGCTGAGGACGCCGAGGTCATGGCCTCGGTCGAAACCGGCCCCGCTGGCGAGACCTTCATCCTCGCCGATATCACTCGCGACGACGCCTACGTGACGGCTCCCCTTCAGGACGCCGCGACTCTGCCCGAGTGGCGGTAG
- the trpB gene encoding tryptophan synthase subunit beta, translated as MSTDEPADGSFGQYGGQYVPEVLMPAIEELEDAYRRYVLDNEDGFMDEFRQRLADFGGRPTPLQRADRLSDRYDTDVYLKREDLLHGGAHKLNNALGQVLLAKYMGKERIIAETGAGQHGTATAMAAAYLDMPCEIYMGETDIARQRPNVFRMRINGAEVNPVTVGRGTLKEAISETMRDWATNVEDTHYVIGSIVGPHPFPSMVRDFQSVISEEALEQIREKAGRLPDSVVACAGGGSNTMGAFHHFVADDDVDLFAVEAGGSSLTVDEEEGVAPNSASLSTGNEGVLHGARTKLLQDGDGQIMESHSVSAGLDYSGVGPELAHLVEEGRVTPVNVDDDAALEAFHRLSQDEGIIPALETAHAFAFLEENPDAVGDLTIVNVSGRGDKDLETVIEETAKRDLDVSPDMSVFEQVGAGHLGRGERE; from the coding sequence ATGAGTACGGACGAACCAGCAGACGGGAGTTTCGGACAGTACGGGGGCCAGTACGTCCCCGAGGTGTTGATGCCGGCGATCGAGGAACTGGAGGACGCCTACCGGCGATACGTCCTCGACAACGAGGACGGCTTCATGGACGAGTTCCGCCAGCGGCTGGCGGATTTCGGCGGCCGACCTACGCCGCTACAGCGGGCCGACCGGCTCAGCGACCGCTACGACACGGACGTCTATCTCAAGCGCGAGGACCTGCTCCACGGCGGCGCGCACAAACTCAACAACGCCCTCGGACAGGTCCTGCTCGCCAAGTACATGGGCAAAGAGCGGATCATCGCCGAGACCGGCGCGGGCCAGCACGGCACCGCGACGGCGATGGCCGCCGCCTATCTGGACATGCCCTGCGAGATCTACATGGGCGAGACAGACATCGCCCGCCAGCGGCCCAACGTCTTCCGCATGCGCATCAACGGTGCCGAGGTCAACCCCGTCACTGTCGGCCGCGGCACGCTCAAAGAAGCCATCTCCGAGACGATGCGCGACTGGGCGACCAACGTCGAGGACACCCACTACGTGATCGGCTCGATCGTCGGTCCGCACCCGTTCCCGTCGATGGTCCGGGACTTCCAGTCGGTGATCTCCGAGGAAGCCCTCGAGCAGATCCGAGAGAAGGCGGGCCGGCTGCCCGATTCGGTCGTCGCGTGTGCGGGCGGCGGCTCGAACACCATGGGCGCGTTCCACCACTTCGTCGCTGACGACGATGTCGATCTGTTTGCAGTGGAAGCAGGGGGATCGTCGCTGACCGTCGACGAGGAGGAGGGCGTCGCGCCGAACTCGGCGTCGCTGTCGACCGGCAACGAGGGTGTGCTGCACGGCGCGCGGACGAAACTCCTGCAGGACGGCGACGGCCAGATCATGGAATCACATTCGGTGTCGGCCGGACTCGATTACTCGGGCGTCGGCCCGGAACTGGCCCACCTCGTCGAGGAGGGGAGGGTGACGCCCGTTAACGTCGACGACGACGCCGCACTGGAGGCGTTTCACCGGCTCTCACAGGACGAGGGGATCATCCCCGCCCTGGAGACGGCCCACGCCTTCGCGTTCCTCGAGGAAAATCCCGACGCAGTCGGCGACCTCACGATCGTCAACGTCTCCGGTCGCGGCGACAAGGATCTCGAAACCGTGATCGAGGAAACCGCGAAACGCGATCTGGACGTCTCCCCGGACATGAGCGTCTTCGAGCAGGTCGGGGCCGGACACCTCGGCCGGGGTGAGCGCGAATGA
- a CDS encoding ParB/RepB/Spo0J family partition protein: MEVREVDPSELEIDPLNERNENVGPHKDDESLEESIEKQGIIQPPVARPDNGDLRVVVGQRRTLAAQSVGLDNIPVIVMDWDDSEALEASITENIEAFEKGVSRSDRAAAVQKLMEINNWAPPDIADELGISNRSVQYWLERTRDEWESTSVHVDSSDEDDEETDVEVETHDSNSFEINKEQVDEIPDRDLATIRTGADSAEEREEVVQKVAKNDLSSEEVREAKKRADRGEQSFVETVEEVSKEKEEQREGDMKVRTETTFTGDYAVGLKRAARDYGTSEEQLVRKAIEAFLMDEGYL; this comes from the coding sequence ATGGAAGTTAGAGAAGTTGACCCATCCGAACTGGAAATTGACCCGCTCAATGAGCGAAATGAGAACGTTGGGCCTCACAAAGATGATGAGTCGCTTGAAGAGAGTATTGAAAAGCAGGGTATAATCCAACCACCTGTCGCAAGGCCTGACAACGGAGATCTTCGAGTTGTAGTTGGGCAAAGACGGACTCTCGCAGCCCAATCCGTCGGACTTGATAATATCCCAGTCATCGTCATGGACTGGGACGATTCAGAAGCACTTGAAGCAAGCATCACTGAAAATATCGAGGCGTTTGAAAAGGGGGTATCCCGGAGTGACCGTGCCGCTGCTGTTCAAAAGTTGATGGAGATTAATAACTGGGCCCCACCAGACATCGCAGATGAGTTGGGGATATCGAACCGGAGTGTGCAATACTGGCTTGAACGTACTCGGGATGAATGGGAAAGTACGTCTGTCCATGTTGATTCAAGTGATGAAGATGACGAAGAGACAGATGTAGAAGTTGAGACACATGATTCAAACTCTTTTGAAATAAATAAAGAACAGGTTGATGAAATCCCGGACAGGGATTTGGCAACGATTCGAACAGGTGCAGATTCCGCTGAAGAAAGAGAAGAGGTGGTACAGAAAGTAGCCAAAAACGACCTGTCTAGCGAGGAAGTACGAGAAGCAAAGAAGCGAGCAGACAGGGGCGAACAGTCTTTTGTTGAAACAGTCGAGGAAGTTAGTAAAGAGAAAGAAGAGCAGCGGGAGGGTGATATGAAAGTTAGGACGGAGACTACTTTCACCGGCGACTACGCTGTTGGGCTAAAAAGAGCAGCGCGGGATTATGGTACCTCCGAGGAACAGCTCGTGAGAAAAGCCATTGAAGCATTCCTGATGGACGAAGGATATCTCTAA
- the glyS gene encoding glycine--tRNA ligase produces MSEGNPIVELAKRRGFFLQSADAYGGVSGFYTFGPEGAALKQNIEDTWRERFTIQEGNMEVDAPTVMPEPVFEASGHLEGFDDMLIECPECGDSHRADHIVEDNTDIEDAESMAIERVEEIVAEYELTCPTCGAGLAGQAIQQFNLMFETNIGPGSSSPGYLRPETAQGIFVEFPQLAEYARNQLPFGVTQIGRAYRNEISPRKSLLRVREFTQAELELFIDPEEDEPDLERVADVTAPFYPADEQQSDDGEIVEATVGEVVEEGIVADPWIAYYLGIAKRWYESIGVDMDRFRFRQHLPGELAHYAADCWDAEAEVDGDWIELAGFAYRGDYDLSKHAAHSEEEFTVFKQYDEPVTVERPTVDPDMSYLGPEFGGDAAAVADALETLAERDPDAFRDAQADGGAVTVEIDGQAYAVPVEKTGFEIEEVTESGEHITPHVVEPSLGIDRALYTVLDHSYREDEIDGEIRRVLELPPEVAPTTVGVFPLMDRDGLADRAREVVDRLRDAGLAVTYDDSGAIGRRYRRQDEVGTPFCVTVDYETLGEGDDSDLEGTVTLRERDTTEQKRVPISDLAETLTELRDGDIEFTDL; encoded by the coding sequence ATGAGCGAGGGGAACCCGATCGTCGAACTGGCAAAGCGACGCGGGTTCTTCCTCCAGTCGGCCGATGCCTACGGCGGCGTCTCCGGCTTCTACACGTTCGGCCCGGAGGGCGCGGCGCTCAAGCAGAACATCGAGGACACCTGGCGCGAGCGGTTCACGATCCAGGAGGGCAACATGGAGGTCGACGCCCCGACGGTGATGCCCGAACCCGTTTTCGAGGCCTCGGGCCACCTGGAGGGGTTCGACGACATGCTGATCGAGTGTCCCGAGTGTGGCGACTCTCACCGGGCCGATCACATCGTCGAGGACAACACCGACATCGAGGATGCCGAGTCGATGGCGATCGAGCGCGTCGAGGAGATCGTCGCCGAGTACGAGCTGACCTGCCCGACCTGCGGGGCGGGGCTGGCCGGACAGGCGATCCAGCAGTTCAACCTGATGTTCGAGACAAACATCGGTCCGGGATCGTCATCGCCGGGCTACCTGCGGCCCGAAACGGCCCAGGGGATCTTCGTGGAGTTCCCCCAGCTGGCCGAATACGCCCGCAACCAGTTGCCCTTCGGCGTCACCCAGATCGGGCGCGCCTACCGCAACGAGATCAGTCCCCGCAAGTCTCTGCTGCGCGTCCGTGAGTTCACCCAGGCCGAACTCGAGCTGTTCATCGACCCGGAGGAGGACGAACCCGATCTCGAACGCGTCGCGGACGTGACGGCACCGTTCTATCCCGCCGACGAGCAGCAATCCGACGACGGTGAAATCGTCGAGGCGACCGTCGGCGAGGTCGTCGAGGAGGGGATCGTCGCCGATCCCTGGATCGCCTACTATCTGGGGATCGCAAAGCGGTGGTACGAGTCGATCGGCGTCGACATGGACCGGTTCCGTTTTCGCCAGCACCTGCCCGGCGAACTCGCGCACTACGCCGCCGACTGCTGGGACGCCGAGGCCGAGGTCGACGGCGACTGGATCGAGCTCGCCGGCTTCGCCTACCGGGGCGACTACGACCTCAGCAAGCACGCGGCCCACTCCGAGGAGGAGTTCACGGTCTTCAAGCAGTACGACGAGCCGGTCACCGTCGAACGGCCGACGGTCGATCCGGACATGAGTTATCTCGGGCCGGAGTTCGGCGGCGACGCCGCGGCCGTCGCCGACGCGCTGGAAACGCTGGCCGAGCGCGATCCCGACGCGTTCCGGGACGCGCAGGCCGACGGCGGGGCCGTCACCGTCGAAATCGACGGGCAGGCGTACGCGGTCCCGGTCGAGAAGACCGGCTTCGAGATCGAGGAGGTCACCGAGAGCGGCGAGCACATCACGCCCCACGTGGTCGAGCCCTCGCTGGGGATCGACCGGGCGCTGTACACCGTCCTCGATCACTCCTACCGCGAGGACGAGATCGACGGCGAGATCCGACGGGTGCTCGAACTGCCGCCGGAAGTCGCGCCGACGACGGTCGGCGTGTTCCCGCTGATGGACCGGGACGGGCTGGCCGATCGCGCCCGCGAGGTCGTCGATCGGTTGCGCGACGCCGGACTGGCGGTCACCTACGACGACTCGGGCGCGATCGGGCGACGCTACCGCCGTCAGGACGAGGTCGGGACGCCGTTCTGTGTCACCGTCGATTACGAGACGCTGGGCGAGGGCGACGACTCCGATCTGGAGGGGACGGTCACGCTTCGCGAACGGGACACGACCGAACAGAAGCGCGTCCCGATTTCGGACCTGGCCGAAACGCTGACCGAACTGCGCGACGGCGATATCGAGTTCACCGACCTGTAG
- a CDS encoding CBS domain-containing protein translates to MNVADAMTPREDVVTVSVPGTRDDVLEYLQERSFSSVPVIKETDDGEQFRGIVSRDSLINHPDEDQLALLVEEVPTVAADATIEAVARLIVEEGERRIPVVDGRLEGIVTVTDVIRAIAEGAVEGDVSVGELAREDVNCVYTGTPLPVAERELAYADVPYGVALDDDGDLAGMLTEVDIIQVAEVVEGEADTGESIANQDDEWMWEGIKAVGNSYMPTRNVEIPNAPVSEFMTADLLTVGKRRTAREVAQMMLNNDIEQIPLLSGDSLVGIVRDVDLLEALV, encoded by the coding sequence ATGAACGTCGCAGACGCCATGACGCCGCGCGAGGACGTGGTGACGGTGTCGGTTCCCGGCACCAGAGACGACGTCCTCGAGTACCTCCAGGAGCGGTCGTTCTCCTCGGTACCGGTGATCAAAGAGACCGACGACGGCGAACAGTTCCGCGGGATCGTCTCCCGAGACTCGCTGATCAACCACCCTGACGAGGACCAGCTCGCACTGCTGGTCGAGGAGGTTCCGACGGTCGCCGCCGACGCGACGATCGAAGCGGTCGCCCGTCTCATCGTCGAGGAGGGCGAACGCCGGATCCCGGTCGTCGACGGCCGTCTGGAGGGCATCGTCACGGTCACCGACGTCATCCGCGCGATCGCGGAGGGTGCGGTCGAGGGTGACGTGTCGGTGGGCGAACTGGCTCGCGAGGACGTCAACTGTGTCTACACCGGGACGCCGCTGCCGGTCGCCGAGCGGGAGCTGGCCTACGCCGACGTTCCCTACGGAGTCGCTCTCGACGACGACGGCGATCTCGCCGGCATGCTCACCGAAGTCGACATCATCCAGGTCGCCGAGGTCGTCGAGGGCGAGGCCGACACCGGCGAGTCCATCGCCAATCAGGACGACGAGTGGATGTGGGAAGGCATCAAGGCCGTCGGGAACAGCTACATGCCCACTCGCAACGTCGAGATCCCGAACGCGCCGGTCAGCGAGTTTATGACCGCGGACCTGCTGACCGTCGGCAAGCGCCGGACGGCCCGCGAGGTCGCACAGATGATGCTCAACAACGACATCGAGCAGATCCCGCTTTTGAGCGGCGACTCGCTCGTGGGCATCGTCCGGGACGTCGATCTGCTGGAGGCGCTCGTATGA
- the trpC gene encoding indole-3-glycerol phosphate synthase, with translation METSGEIAPAVESILSAARDRGGGDERLSVDGRSLTAAFDRAEDEGRVPVIAEVKPTSPTTDGERTDDPVELAGEMIRGGAAALSVLTEPEHFGGSPATLERVRAAVDVPVLRKDFLLYEAQLDVVEADVVLLIARFLREDGTDDLGELIAAARDRGFQVLVETHTEAEVETALAAGAEVIGINNRDLTELAVDLSTFETVAPSVPEGITLIAESGIATPGDVTRMRTAGADACLIGSAIMDGDVRQNTERLTNL, from the coding sequence ATGGAGACTAGTGGTGAGATCGCGCCAGCGGTCGAATCGATCCTGTCGGCGGCCCGCGACCGGGGTGGCGGCGACGAGCGCCTCTCGGTCGACGGCCGGTCGCTGACGGCGGCGTTCGACCGGGCCGAAGACGAGGGTCGCGTCCCCGTGATCGCGGAGGTCAAGCCGACCAGCCCGACGACCGACGGCGAACGGACGGACGACCCGGTCGAGCTGGCCGGGGAGATGATCCGGGGCGGGGCGGCTGCACTGTCGGTGCTCACAGAGCCGGAGCACTTCGGCGGTTCGCCCGCAACGCTCGAACGCGTTCGAGCGGCCGTCGACGTGCCCGTCCTCCGGAAGGACTTCCTGCTCTACGAGGCGCAACTGGACGTCGTCGAGGCCGACGTCGTGCTGTTGATCGCGCGCTTTCTCCGGGAGGACGGAACCGACGACCTCGGCGAACTGATCGCGGCCGCTCGCGACCGGGGCTTTCAGGTGCTCGTCGAGACTCACACCGAAGCGGAAGTCGAGACGGCGCTGGCGGCCGGGGCGGAGGTTATCGGGATCAACAACCGCGACCTGACGGAACTGGCGGTCGACCTCTCGACGTTCGAGACGGTCGCCCCGTCGGTCCCCGAGGGCATCACGCTCATTGCCGAGAGCGGCATAGCGACGCCCGGAGACGTGACGCGGATGCGCACGGCGGGGGCGGATGCCTGCCTGATCGGCTCGGCGATCATGGACGGCGACGTGCGACAGAACACGGAGCGACTAACGAATCTATGA
- a CDS encoding diacylglycerol/polyprenol kinase family protein, with the protein MHSLVGGLGSEVARRGVHVSGSALPLAYVVNVLTWGQVQAILVAALAAVIVLEVIRLGIGLDWWIYEYLTREYEQDNLAGYALAVISATAVVLIAPPPIAVPALLMLTLGDPISGLLASGRIQSVGDGRYLELILKAPRALAVTFVVCTTIGLAFVAPVAALFGGFAATVADGVKPVIATYVIDDNLTIPLASAAGIALGLAIV; encoded by the coding sequence GTGCACTCACTCGTCGGCGGTCTGGGATCGGAGGTCGCTCGTCGCGGTGTCCACGTCAGCGGCAGCGCCCTCCCGCTGGCGTACGTCGTCAATGTCCTCACCTGGGGGCAGGTGCAGGCGATCCTCGTCGCCGCGCTCGCGGCCGTGATCGTTCTGGAGGTCATCAGACTCGGGATCGGCCTGGACTGGTGGATCTACGAGTATCTCACCCGGGAGTACGAACAGGACAACCTCGCGGGCTACGCGCTGGCGGTCATCAGCGCGACCGCGGTCGTGTTGATCGCGCCGCCGCCGATCGCCGTGCCGGCCCTGCTCATGCTCACGCTCGGCGACCCGATCAGCGGACTGCTGGCCTCCGGGCGGATCCAGTCGGTCGGGGACGGCCGGTATCTGGAGTTGATCCTCAAGGCCCCGCGGGCGCTGGCGGTGACATTCGTCGTCTGCACGACGATCGGACTGGCCTTCGTCGCGCCCGTCGCGGCGCTGTTCGGCGGGTTCGCCGCGACCGTCGCCGACGGCGTCAAGCCCGTCATTGCCACGTACGTGATCGACGACAACCTCACGATCCCGCTGGCGTCGGCCGCGGGTATCGCGCTCGGACTCGCGATCGTCTAA